In the Bacteroidota bacterium genome, one interval contains:
- a CDS encoding tetratricopeptide repeat protein, with protein MSKIKAKSQASRNWFETLLANPFNPYKIIFIACILLYAQILTFGLVHFDDHGFVLMAADTLKLSNIPQFFKHSVFWVLGDTTQDTDVFYRPLQNVIYAICNTIATKQAWIYHFMGLSFHVITSCVLFRFFRELKYHSSVALVFALIYSVHPVLVQGVAWIAGIGDQMATLFSLLSAIYFFKLFFDGKEFSAKYFILHFLFLMCALFSKEVSIALIPLCLFWIFFINKNKQHGKVLVATSISWIIITVAYFIFRANAIHPPKINLLASAFESFKVNGPLVFEYFEKMFLPYRLSPIPSREDSQLLVGLIVFVVIIFFLIYKKRFTPLDRNQNPTGFTRMSLFGALWFIVFLFPTFIQQNPQAHFFAFEHRLYLPLIGIAIIMMELFNIKQIDIHSNFQKYGFSLILILFFAITFSHSRTFTDPYTFYDKAISSSPKSVIAYNGFGKLLLEDKKYTEAIEAFKKSYEYKPDDLQTTGKIAEVYMKNLNNPQEAVVWFKKTLEIDSNSVEAAVSIGDAYWNFIHDTTNAILWYGNALKINPQNEFASANLGMIHASKGKNEEARKFLSQSLLSNPKNLVALKWISISYFNEEKISEAITYLSKAYEIYPNDVDLQMNLMICYYKLNDFPNTEKFASIYSKSNNKIPEAIEMYLKSVKR; from the coding sequence GTGAGTAAGATCAAGGCGAAATCACAAGCCAGCCGAAATTGGTTTGAAACGCTTTTAGCCAATCCATTCAATCCTTACAAAATTATTTTTATTGCCTGCATTTTACTCTATGCGCAGATTCTTACTTTTGGTTTAGTTCATTTTGATGACCATGGATTTGTATTGATGGCAGCCGATACATTGAAGCTTTCAAATATTCCGCAGTTTTTCAAACATAGTGTATTCTGGGTGTTAGGAGATACTACGCAGGATACGGATGTATTTTATCGCCCGCTGCAAAATGTTATCTATGCAATCTGCAATACGATCGCAACCAAGCAGGCATGGATTTATCATTTTATGGGATTGTCTTTTCATGTTATTACTTCCTGCGTCCTGTTCAGATTTTTCAGAGAGTTAAAATATCACTCATCCGTTGCACTTGTCTTTGCGCTGATTTATTCTGTTCATCCTGTTCTCGTGCAAGGAGTTGCGTGGATTGCTGGCATTGGCGACCAAATGGCAACTTTGTTTTCTCTTTTATCAGCGATTTACTTTTTCAAATTATTTTTTGATGGAAAAGAATTCAGTGCAAAATATTTTATTCTTCATTTTCTTTTTTTGATGTGTGCATTATTTTCAAAGGAAGTCTCTATAGCGCTGATTCCACTTTGTTTATTCTGGATTTTCTTTATCAATAAAAATAAGCAACATGGGAAAGTTCTCGTTGCAACTTCGATCAGCTGGATAATCATAACAGTTGCCTATTTTATTTTCAGAGCGAACGCCATTCATCCTCCGAAAATAAACCTTCTTGCGTCAGCGTTCGAGTCATTCAAAGTAAACGGACCGCTAGTATTTGAATATTTTGAAAAAATGTTTTTGCCTTATCGCCTAAGTCCGATTCCTTCCCGGGAAGATTCTCAGTTGCTGGTTGGATTGATTGTTTTTGTTGTCATCATTTTCTTTTTGATTTACAAAAAGAGATTTACCCCGTTGGATAGGAACCAAAATCCTACGGGGTTTACACGAATGAGTTTGTTTGGTGCGCTATGGTTCATTGTATTTCTTTTTCCCACTTTCATCCAGCAGAATCCGCAAGCGCATTTCTTTGCATTTGAACACCGTCTTTATTTACCACTCATCGGAATTGCAATCATCATGATGGAGCTTTTCAACATAAAGCAAATTGATATTCATTCCAATTTCCAGAAATATGGCTTTTCATTAATACTGATACTATTTTTTGCAATCACCTTTTCTCATAGCAGAACCTTTACGGATCCGTACACATTTTACGACAAGGCGATTTCTTCCTCGCCAAAATCAGTAATTGCCTACAATGGATTTGGCAAGCTTTTGCTGGAGGACAAAAAATATACGGAAGCGATTGAGGCGTTCAAAAAAAGTTATGAATATAAACCCGATGATTTACAAACCACAGGTAAAATTGCAGAAGTGTATATGAAGAACTTAAACAACCCTCAGGAAGCGGTTGTATGGTTTAAAAAAACTCTTGAGATAGATTCTAATTCGGTGGAAGCAGCAGTGAGCATTGGTGATGCTTATTGGAATTTTATTCACGATACAACGAACGCGATATTGTGGTACGGCAATGCTTTGAAAATAAATCCACAGAATGAATTTGCATCAGCTAACCTTGGAATGATTCACGCAAGCAAAGGGAAAAATGAAGAAGCGAGAAAATTTCTTTCTCAATCTTTGTTATCAAATCCGAAAAATTTAGTGGCACTTAAGTGGATATCTATTTCTTATTTCAATGAAGAAAAAATTTCAGAAGCAATAACATATCTTAGCAAAGCGTATGAAATTTATCCGAATGATGTTGATTTGCAAATGAATTTGATGATATGTTATTACAAGCTGAATGACTTTCCCAATACTGAAAAGTTTGCTTCTATTTATTCAAAAAGCAATAATAAAATTCCAGAGGCAATAGAAATGTATTTGAAGAGCGTTAAACGCTAA
- the pdhA gene encoding pyruvate dehydrogenase (acetyl-transferring) E1 component subunit alpha → MPQIAEKKSSSTKFPKETYFWWYENMLLMRRFEERAGQLYIQQKIRGFCHLYIGQEAIAVGGETAIRKTDKIISAYRDHAHPIVRGVHPKFVMAELFGKSTGVSKGKGGSMHMFSKEHNFFGGHGIVGAQIPLGAGIAFADKYNGNLNVTLCLMGDGAVRQGALHEAFNMAMTWKLPVIFIIENNNYAMGTSVERTSNVHDLFKLGHAYEMPSFQVDGMKCESVHDAVAEAAARARQGNGPTLLEIKTYRYRGHSMSDPGTYRSKEEVEEYKKSDPIEQILTTIKNNKWIDDAGVEKMEAKVKALVDESVKFAEESPFPNSEDIYKDVYTQTDYPYIKD, encoded by the coding sequence ATGCCGCAAATTGCCGAGAAAAAATCTTCTTCAACCAAATTCCCGAAAGAAACTTATTTCTGGTGGTACGAGAACATGCTTTTGATGCGCAGATTTGAAGAGCGCGCGGGTCAGTTGTACATCCAACAGAAGATTCGTGGGTTTTGCCATTTATATATAGGACAGGAAGCAATAGCTGTTGGTGGAGAAACCGCAATCAGGAAAACGGATAAAATTATTTCAGCTTACCGTGACCACGCTCATCCTATTGTTCGAGGAGTCCATCCTAAATTTGTGATGGCTGAACTTTTCGGCAAGTCAACAGGAGTTTCAAAAGGCAAAGGTGGTTCCATGCACATGTTTTCCAAAGAGCATAATTTTTTTGGCGGACACGGAATTGTTGGTGCGCAAATTCCACTGGGTGCCGGAATTGCTTTTGCGGATAAATACAACGGCAATCTTAATGTAACTCTTTGTTTGATGGGAGATGGAGCTGTCCGGCAAGGAGCATTGCATGAAGCGTTCAACATGGCGATGACATGGAAACTTCCGGTTATATTTATTATCGAAAATAATAATTACGCGATGGGAACTTCTGTAGAAAGAACTTCCAACGTTCATGATTTATTCAAACTTGGGCATGCTTATGAGATGCCTTCGTTTCAGGTGGATGGAATGAAATGTGAATCCGTTCACGATGCAGTTGCGGAAGCGGCAGCGCGCGCTAGACAAGGAAATGGTCCAACACTGCTTGAAATAAAAACGTATCGTTACCGTGGTCATTCTATGTCTGACCCCGGAACGTATCGTTCGAAAGAAGAAGTGGAAGAATACAAAAAGTCAGATCCGATTGAACAAATCCTTACAACAATAAAAAATAATAAATGGATTGACGATGCTGGTGTGGAAAAAATGGAGGCGAAAGTAAAAGCGTTGGTGGATGAAAGCGTTAAGTTTGCTGAAGAATCTCCGTTTCCAAACTCCGAAGACATTTACAAAGATGTTTACACACAAACCGATTACCCTTATATAAAAGATTAA
- a CDS encoding CotH kinase family protein yields the protein MKRMLLLTSYFSFFTFFCFSQNAGDKIFNSSSIHTINIILTQPNWWDSLTYYYNDGATQYMIASVTFDSLQLDSVGIRLKGNSSYGHDGTKKPIKLDLDRFISTQEIDGMSKINLNNGFLDPSMMREKLFLDFINKEGLPSPRCTYARVSYNGKYCGLYKIVEQVDKTFLKTHFGNKDGNLFKGDPNGTLEQKGTDPNAYYKDYELKTNNSVNNWSDLVNFIQVVNSDQSVFSSQIKNLFDASSYLKAWAANNLFVNLDAYYYYAHNYYLYHNTATSQFDWITWDVSVVFGVFPLWSENKVVNLDLLYVPQNASTRPLSKNFMDNNDFRFEYLSDVCNYIYNDFTPANLFPKIDSIAGRIRNDIYAEPDSNQAYTEEEFEQNINYGTVSSGIFWGDVPGLKQFIINRRQEAIVQLCEKGWSCASNSLSGDGAIVIYPNPTFVDITLRFDLVEDDAPITYSILDLSGKEMLSETVILPRGIYLHTLNIEKLAAGVYILKIANSCKKFNKKLVVIK from the coding sequence ATGAAAAGGATGCTACTTCTCACTTCTTACTTCTCATTTTTCACTTTTTTTTGCTTTTCCCAAAACGCGGGCGATAAAATTTTTAACTCCTCTTCTATTCACACCATCAACATTATTCTTACTCAGCCAAACTGGTGGGATTCACTAACCTATTATTATAATGACGGTGCCACGCAATATATGATTGCGTCAGTAACGTTTGACAGTTTGCAGCTTGATTCGGTGGGTATTCGGCTGAAAGGGAATTCAAGTTACGGTCATGATGGCACAAAGAAACCTATCAAACTTGACCTGGACAGATTTATTTCCACTCAGGAAATTGACGGAATGAGCAAAATCAATCTCAACAATGGTTTTCTTGACCCTTCAATGATGCGTGAAAAACTTTTTCTCGATTTCATTAACAAGGAAGGATTGCCCTCCCCACGATGCACCTACGCGCGGGTTTCTTACAATGGAAAGTATTGCGGTCTTTATAAAATCGTGGAGCAGGTGGATAAAACTTTTTTGAAAACACATTTTGGAAACAAGGACGGAAATCTTTTCAAAGGCGACCCGAACGGAACGCTTGAGCAGAAAGGAACTGATCCGAATGCCTATTATAAGGATTACGAACTCAAAACAAATAATTCCGTGAACAACTGGAGCGATCTAGTGAACTTCATTCAAGTTGTAAATTCTGATCAATCTGTTTTTTCTTCGCAGATAAAAAATTTGTTCGATGCTTCATCTTATCTCAAAGCCTGGGCAGCCAACAATCTTTTTGTAAACCTTGACGCTTATTATTATTACGCGCATAATTATTATTTATATCACAACACAGCAACGAGCCAGTTTGACTGGATCACCTGGGATGTGAGCGTGGTGTTCGGGGTTTTTCCGCTCTGGTCAGAAAACAAAGTGGTGAACCTTGACTTGCTGTATGTTCCACAAAATGCCAGCACCCGCCCTCTTAGCAAAAATTTTATGGACAACAATGATTTCCGCTTTGAATATCTTTCGGATGTATGCAACTACATTTACAATGATTTCACTCCTGCAAATCTTTTTCCGAAAATTGACAGCATTGCCGGCAGAATCCGCAACGACATTTATGCCGAGCCCGATTCCAATCAGGCATACACTGAAGAAGAGTTTGAGCAGAATATCAATTACGGAACCGTTTCAAGCGGAATTTTCTGGGGAGATGTTCCCGGTCTGAAACAATTTATTATCAACCGAAGGCAGGAAGCCATCGTGCAACTTTGTGAAAAAGGATGGAGTTGCGCGTCTAATTCATTGAGCGGTGACGGAGCGATTGTAATTTATCCGAACCCGACTTTTGTGGATATCACACTGCGCTTTGATCTGGTAGAAGATGACGCGCCCATCACCTATTCCATTCTTGACCTGAGCGGAAAAGAAATGTTGTCCGAAACGGTTATACTTCCACGTGGAATTTATTTGCACACGCTCAACATTGAAAAACTTGCCGCTGGAGTTTACATCCTGAAAATAGCCAACAGCTGCAAAAAGTTCAATAAGAAACTTGTCGTTATCAAATAA
- a CDS encoding cytidine deaminase, producing the protein MKKLKLSSTIFESSEKELSSSDKNLLSLARKSAQSAYAPYSKFKVGSAVLLANGKIISGNNQENAAYPSGLCAERVALFYASAQNPNAIIKSIAITNVPCGACRQAMVEYEAKQKFPIRIIMKLNEKKIYVCDGIRNLLPLAFSSKELKKA; encoded by the coding sequence ATGAAAAAACTAAAACTCTCCTCCACTATTTTTGAATCTTCTGAGAAAGAACTTTCTTCTTCAGATAAAAATCTTTTGTCACTAGCGAGAAAGTCTGCTCAGTCCGCTTACGCACCGTATTCAAAATTCAAAGTTGGCTCTGCTGTGCTTTTAGCAAACGGGAAAATAATTTCCGGCAACAATCAGGAGAATGCCGCTTATCCATCCGGGCTTTGTGCGGAGCGGGTGGCGTTGTTTTATGCTTCCGCTCAAAATCCAAACGCAATTATAAAATCCATCGCAATCACCAATGTTCCCTGCGGTGCGTGCAGGCAGGCGATGGTTGAGTATGAAGCAAAACAAAAATTTCCTATACGGATTATTATGAAATTGAATGAAAAGAAAATTTATGTTTGCGATGGCATCCGTAATTTATTGCCCTTGGCTTTTAGCAGTAAAGAACTGAAAAAAGCTTAA
- a CDS encoding LysM peptidoglycan-binding domain-containing protein, with the protein MNCPVCNTTELSEDTTACPQCNSDLEVFRLIVDASEQRQKQKKIISALSVFAAVTAIGWASVGIFSGKTPDPVELSPVITVQNEVRTTEDSALIAMLTKENGELKSENTSLTAKINMVKEKSAAKTSAPAVTASTEGGTIIHTVKNGDTFWIIARKYFHDGRKYKQIAKDNGLTVKSKLHKGQKLKIVKG; encoded by the coding sequence ATGAACTGTCCAGTTTGCAACACTACCGAATTAAGCGAAGACACCACAGCGTGTCCGCAATGCAATTCCGACCTTGAAGTTTTTCGCCTCATCGTTGACGCCAGCGAGCAAAGGCAGAAACAAAAGAAAATCATTTCCGCTCTCAGCGTGTTTGCGGCAGTTACTGCCATCGGCTGGGCATCAGTGGGAATATTTTCAGGCAAAACTCCTGACCCAGTAGAGCTGTCACCCGTAATAACCGTTCAGAATGAAGTGCGTACAACTGAAGATTCTGCGTTGATAGCGATGCTTACCAAAGAAAATGGAGAACTTAAATCTGAGAACACTTCTCTCACTGCAAAAATAAATATGGTGAAAGAAAAATCTGCTGCAAAAACTTCTGCTCCTGCTGTGACTGCATCAACAGAAGGCGGCACTATCATCCACACCGTAAAAAATGGCGATACCTTCTGGATCATCGCGAGGAAATATTTTCATGATGGAAGAAAGTATAAGCAGATTGCGAAAGACAACGGCTTGACAGTTAAATCAAAACTTCATAAAGGACAAAAATTGAAAATCGTTAAGGGCTAA
- the gap gene encoding type I glyceraldehyde-3-phosphate dehydrogenase, whose amino-acid sequence MPKVRVAINGFGRIGRTFCRVAKSKSNIQIVAINDLADSKTLAHLFKYDSVHRAYQGEVTHDKDSISINGNKIITFAEKYPEKLPWKDLNVDVVIESTGHFLDKESAGKHLKAGAKKVIISAPANDNVKSVVLGINDSILSKDDKIISNASCTTNCAAPMIKVLDENWGIEDAYISTIHSYTGDQRLHDSPHKDLRRARAAALSIIPTSTGAAKAITKIFPHLDGKIGGCGMRVPVPNGSLTDISCILKKDTTVKEINEAFRKASEKSLKGILEYTEEPIVSIDIVGNPFSCVFDAEFTSVVGRMVKVIGWYDNEMGYSNRLAELVEKIS is encoded by the coding sequence ATGCCAAAAGTAAGAGTAGCCATAAACGGCTTCGGAAGAATCGGCAGAACTTTTTGCCGCGTTGCCAAATCTAAATCCAATATTCAGATTGTCGCTATCAATGATTTAGCCGACAGTAAAACGCTTGCGCATCTTTTCAAATACGATTCCGTTCACAGAGCGTATCAGGGAGAAGTTACTCACGATAAAGATTCTATTTCGATAAATGGAAATAAAATAATAACATTTGCTGAGAAATATCCTGAAAAACTTCCCTGGAAAGATTTAAATGTTGATGTAGTGATTGAATCCACCGGACATTTTCTTGATAAAGAAAGCGCAGGAAAACATTTGAAAGCAGGAGCAAAAAAAGTGATCATCTCCGCTCCTGCAAACGACAATGTGAAAAGTGTGGTGCTTGGAATCAATGACAGCATTCTTTCGAAAGATGATAAAATAATCTCCAACGCATCCTGCACCACCAACTGTGCAGCACCGATGATAAAAGTGCTGGACGAAAACTGGGGAATTGAAGATGCTTACATTTCCACCATACATTCTTATACAGGCGACCAGCGTCTGCACGATTCTCCGCACAAGGATTTGCGAAGAGCAAGAGCAGCAGCGCTGAGTATCATTCCCACTTCAACAGGAGCAGCAAAAGCAATTACAAAAATATTTCCTCACCTTGATGGAAAGATTGGCGGTTGCGGAATGCGCGTACCTGTGCCTAACGGTTCGCTCACGGATATTTCCTGCATCCTGAAAAAAGATACAACTGTAAAAGAAATCAACGAAGCGTTTCGAAAAGCATCAGAAAAATCTTTGAAAGGAATTCTTGAGTACACCGAAGAGCCGATTGTTTCTATTGATATTGTCGGCAATCCTTTCTCCTGCGTGTTTGATGCAGAGTTCACTTCTGTGGTGGGAAGAATGGTGAAAGTGATTGGCTGGTATGATAATGAAATGGGCTATTCGAATCGTCTGGCAGAACTAGTGGAAAAAATTTCTTAG
- a CDS encoding UDP-2,3-diacylglucosamine diphosphatase has protein sequence MIYFLSDFHLGAPDYEKSLEREKKIVKFLDSIKKDATEIYLLGDVFDFWFEYGKAVPKGYVRLLGKLAELSDAGIKLHYFTGNHDMWVFGYLEKELGAKIYRKPVTREINGRKFYLGHGDGLGPADLGYKFIKSVFASKICQWLFARLHPNFGIWLGDFWSTKSRMSTEDLKFHKEKEWLVMYAKQILQKEYFDYFIFGHRHIPIDYKLSEKSRYINLGEWITHFSYAVFDGNNLELKYFRE, from the coding sequence ATGATTTATTTTCTTTCCGATTTTCACCTTGGCGCGCCAGACTATGAAAAAAGTTTAGAGCGTGAAAAAAAGATTGTAAAATTTCTAGATTCGATAAAGAAAGACGCAACAGAAATTTATTTGCTTGGAGATGTTTTCGATTTCTGGTTTGAATACGGAAAGGCAGTTCCGAAAGGATACGTTCGTCTGCTTGGTAAACTTGCAGAGTTGAGCGATGCGGGAATAAAACTTCACTACTTCACCGGCAATCACGACATGTGGGTGTTCGGCTATTTGGAAAAAGAATTGGGCGCGAAGATTTACCGAAAACCTGTCACGCGTGAAATCAACGGAAGGAAATTTTATTTAGGACATGGTGATGGATTAGGTCCTGCGGATTTAGGATATAAATTCATTAAATCTGTTTTTGCAAGTAAAATCTGCCAGTGGTTGTTCGCCCGTCTTCATCCCAACTTCGGAATATGGTTGGGAGATTTTTGGTCTACAAAAAGCCGAATGTCTACTGAAGATTTAAAATTTCATAAAGAAAAAGAATGGCTTGTTATGTATGCGAAACAAATCTTACAGAAAGAATATTTTGATTATTTCATTTTTGGGCATAGGCACATTCCCATTGATTATAAGTTGTCGGAGAAATCCCGCTACATAAATCTTGGCGAATGGATTACTCATTTTTCCTATGCTGTGTTCGATGGTAATAATTTAGAGTTAAAATATTTTCGTGAGTAA